AGCGCGTGCTCAACCGTCGTCACGAGCAGGCTACGGTTTATTTCAACCAGATCGCCGGGCGTTTCGATCGGAGCTACGGTCCGGGTCGCTCTTGGCAAGCCTTTGGCCAGCTCCTGCTTAGGACCTTGCCGCCCTTGACGATTGCTGATTTGGGCTCCGGGGAGGGGCTTCTCAGTGAGTTGTTGGCTCGCCGGGCGAAGCGTGTTATTGCGGTCGATAACTCCGAACGTATTGTCGAGTTTGGAGCGGCGAAGGCCAAGAAGAATGGCCTCAAGAACCTCGAGTTCCGTCTGGGGTCCATCGAGAATCCACCCGTCGAGGATCAAAGCGTTGATTTGGTGGTATTGAGCCAAGCCCTGCATCATGCGGAGGTTCCGCTCCAAGCCTTGGCCGCGGCGTATCGCATGTTGAAGGCCGGCGGGCAAATGATGATCCTGGATTTAGCCGCCCATAAATTCGAGCGTGCCAAGGAGCTTTACGGCGACCGCTGGCTGGGTTTCGC
This genomic window from Verrucomicrobiales bacterium contains:
- a CDS encoding ArsR family transcriptional regulator translates to MTTTLKSLRALADPTRLRIIALLEREELSVNELQEITRLGQSRISTHVGLLQDASLLCSRRDGKRTFYRSNPEADPMAREFLLLAVRGAKELPEYAGDQINLKRVLNRRHEQATVYFNQIAGRFDRSYGPGRSWQAFGQLLLRTLPPLTIADLGSGEGLLSELLARRAKRVIAVDNSERIVEFGAAKAKKNGLKNLEFRLGSIENPPVEDQSVDLVVLSQALHHAEVPLQALAAAYRMLKAGGQMMILDLAAHKFERAKELYGDRWLGFAESDLHAWIEKAGFKRIEISVVAREEQPPHFETILAVGERL